In a genomic window of Acidobacteriota bacterium:
- a CDS encoding PhzF family phenazine biosynthesis protein: MELPLYQVDAFTDRLFSGNPAAVCPLDEWLGDELLQAIAAENNLSETAFFVPRGEIFELRWFTPTVEVALCGHATLASAYVLFSLLDYGEDVVRFATRQSGELRVRRMESLLEMDFPARPPTVQSPPSGLVEALGAPVQTVLGSAEDLLVVLESPEAVAAMQPDLAALAKVECRGVIVTARGGGSPLAASADGDADFVSRFFAPRAGVPEDPVTGSAHCVLTPYWAKELNRKELTARQISRRGGTVRCRHEGDRVTLGGAAVLYLQGTVSVS; encoded by the coding sequence ATGGAACTCCCCCTCTACCAGGTCGACGCCTTCACCGACCGCCTCTTTTCCGGCAACCCCGCCGCCGTCTGCCCGCTGGACGAGTGGCTCGGCGACGAGCTGCTCCAGGCCATCGCGGCGGAGAACAATCTCTCCGAGACCGCCTTCTTCGTGCCCCGGGGGGAGATCTTCGAGCTGCGCTGGTTCACCCCCACCGTCGAGGTGGCGCTCTGCGGTCACGCCACCCTGGCCAGCGCTTACGTGCTCTTCTCTCTACTGGACTATGGGGAGGATGTGGTGCGTTTTGCCACCCGCCAGAGCGGCGAGCTGAGAGTGCGGAGGATGGAGAGCCTGCTGGAGATGGACTTCCCCGCTCGTCCCCCCACAGTCCAGAGCCCTCCCTCGGGCTTGGTGGAAGCGTTGGGGGCGCCAGTGCAAACGGTGCTGGGCTCGGCGGAGGATCTCTTGGTGGTGCTGGAAAGCCCCGAAGCGGTGGCGGCGATGCAGCCGGATCTGGCCGCGCTGGCGAAAGTGGAATGCCGCGGGGTCATCGTCACCGCCCGCGGCGGCGGCTCACCCCTCGCGGCTTCAGCGGATGGCGACGCCGATTTCGTCTCCCGCTTCTTCGCTCCCCGGGCAGGAGTACCGGAGGATCCGGTCACCGGCTCCGCCCACTGCGTGCTGACTCCCTATTGGGCGAAGGAACTGAACCGCAAGGAGCTGACGGCCCGGCAGATCTCCCGCCGCGGGGGCACGGTGCGCTGCCGCCACGAGGGGGATCGGGTCACGCTTGGAGGGGCGGCGGTGCTGTACCTGCAGGGCACGGTCAGCGTCTCCTGA
- a CDS encoding DUF1206 domain-containing protein: protein MRTESVMNVGPVADVADWIPLAARIGYAAKGVVYTLIGLFAARAAVGIGGGVESSEGVLVTILHQPFGRILLAVMALGLACYAFWRFVQAIKNPEGSGDGDLQEWFQRAYALGSGLLHTSLVLGAVGLVVGSGGPGGSSTESKTAELMSQPFGRWLVGGVGLVVLTIAIRQFYRAYKASFRKKMRLHEMSAKARTWFERTARWALTARGLVFSVIGGLLVMAALKVDPSQAAGFKEAMRTLESAAYGVYLFGFTAFGLLFYGLFQFAKAKYRTIQA, encoded by the coding sequence ATGAGAACTGAATCAGTCATGAACGTCGGTCCAGTCGCGGACGTCGCGGATTGGATTCCGCTGGCGGCCCGTATCGGTTATGCGGCCAAGGGAGTGGTCTACACTCTCATCGGCCTCTTCGCTGCCCGGGCGGCAGTGGGGATTGGAGGAGGGGTGGAGAGCTCGGAGGGAGTTTTGGTGACTATCCTGCACCAGCCCTTTGGACGGATCCTCCTCGCGGTGATGGCCCTCGGTCTCGCCTGCTACGCCTTCTGGCGCTTCGTCCAGGCGATCAAGAATCCGGAAGGCAGCGGCGACGGCGACCTCCAGGAATGGTTCCAGCGTGCCTACGCTCTGGGCAGCGGTCTCCTGCACACTTCCTTGGTGCTGGGTGCAGTGGGCTTGGTCGTCGGCTCCGGCGGTCCCGGCGGCAGCTCGACCGAAAGCAAAACCGCCGAGCTCATGAGTCAACCCTTCGGGCGCTGGTTGGTGGGCGGCGTGGGCTTGGTGGTCCTGACCATCGCAATACGCCAGTTCTACCGCGCTTACAAGGCCAGCTTCCGCAAGAAGATGCGATTGCACGAGATGTCCGCCAAGGCGCGCACCTGGTTCGAGCGCACCGCCCGCTGGGCTCTCACCGCCCGGGGATTGGTCTTCAGCGTCATCGGTGGGCTGTTGGTGATGGCTGCGCTAAAGGTGGATCCTTCCCAGGCCGCTGGCTTCAAGGAGGCCATGCGCACCCTGGAGTCCGCCGCGTACGGCGTCTATCTCTTCGGCTTCACCGCTTTTGGGCTGCTCTTCTACGGTCTGTTCCAATTCGCCAAGGCCAAATACCGCACGATTCAGGCCTGA
- a CDS encoding DUF72 domain-containing protein, protein MSVSSYFLGLPLWGLSDWRGNLYSADARPADFLRQYARVFNTVEGNTTFYSVPTAETVERWREATPASFRFCFKFPQRITHELRLRGAGRETTEFLRRMTPLGERLGPFMIQFPRALGPSDLDLLGGYLGSLPEGFRYAVEVRHPALHRSPGSAALSRVLRRLGAERVIMDTRALRAGDPDHPDVAAARHAKPDLPVAPEVTGRHPLVRWVGHPSAAVSDPWLEDWARVLGAWIRGGWQPYFMVHCPNNLHAPPFARRFHRMLAGDLDVGSLAPWPGETAETADGQLSLLGPF, encoded by the coding sequence ATGAGCGTCTCATCCTACTTCCTGGGGCTCCCGCTGTGGGGGCTCTCGGATTGGCGCGGCAATCTCTACAGTGCCGACGCCCGGCCGGCGGATTTCCTGCGCCAATACGCTCGCGTGTTCAATACCGTGGAGGGCAACACCACCTTCTACAGCGTGCCCACGGCAGAGACGGTGGAGCGCTGGCGCGAGGCGACGCCGGCCAGCTTCCGCTTCTGTTTCAAATTCCCACAGCGGATCACTCACGAGCTGCGCTTGCGCGGTGCCGGTCGCGAGACCACCGAGTTCCTGCGCCGCATGACGCCCCTGGGAGAGCGGCTGGGGCCGTTCATGATCCAGTTCCCGCGGGCCTTGGGACCGTCGGATCTGGATCTTCTAGGAGGTTATCTGGGGAGTCTGCCGGAGGGCTTTCGCTACGCCGTGGAGGTGCGCCACCCGGCGCTCCACCGGTCGCCGGGATCGGCGGCGCTGTCGCGGGTCTTGCGCCGGCTCGGTGCCGAGCGGGTGATCATGGACACCCGAGCTCTGCGCGCCGGGGATCCCGACCACCCGGACGTCGCCGCCGCCCGCCATGCCAAGCCGGATCTGCCGGTGGCGCCGGAGGTCACCGGCCGCCACCCGCTGGTGCGTTGGGTAGGACATCCGTCGGCGGCGGTGAGCGATCCCTGGTTGGAGGATTGGGCGCGAGTCCTCGGGGCGTGGATTCGCGGCGGCTGGCAACCCTACTTCATGGTCCACTGCCCCAACAATCTCCACGCACCGCCCTTCGCCCGCCGCTTCCACCGCATGCTCGCCGGCGATCTCGACGTCGGCTCCCTCGCGCCCTGGCCCGGGGAAACCGCCGAGACCGCCGACGGCCAGCTCAGCTTGCTGGGACCGTTCTGA
- a CDS encoding methylated-DNA--[protein]-cysteine S-methyltransferase has protein sequence MTPTSNPPPPSGDDYRRVEAALAFLEAHRQRQPELAEVAAEVGLSPFHFQRLFRRWAGVSPKRFLQYLTVEHAKELLDQQASLLDAALDSGLSGPSRLHDHFVSLEAVTPGDYKRRGEGLVIRYGCHATPFGPIFLATTERGICRLAFLPDADSESGLPPQPEPELLGSELLGPELKALAEQWPDAALEADQAATDRWARRLLDLQQRRPTEVTPLLVQGTNFQLQVWRALLRIPAGGAASYRQIAQAIGRPGAARAVGRAVGANPVALLIPCHRVIQALGPSTTYDWGGYRWGTIRKQALLGWEAARRELGAAPPAEGIQS, from the coding sequence ATGACGCCCACTTCCAACCCACCGCCGCCCTCCGGCGACGACTACCGCCGGGTCGAAGCGGCCCTTGCCTTCCTCGAAGCGCACCGCCAGCGCCAGCCGGAGCTGGCGGAGGTGGCGGCGGAGGTCGGGCTGAGCCCTTTCCACTTCCAGCGGCTCTTCCGCCGCTGGGCCGGGGTCAGCCCCAAGCGATTCCTCCAATACCTCACCGTCGAGCACGCCAAGGAGCTGCTGGATCAGCAGGCAAGCCTCCTCGACGCCGCCCTCGACAGCGGTCTCTCCGGCCCCAGCCGCCTCCACGACCACTTCGTCAGCCTCGAAGCGGTGACCCCCGGTGACTACAAGCGCCGGGGGGAAGGGCTGGTGATCCGCTACGGCTGCCACGCCACCCCCTTCGGCCCGATCTTCCTCGCCACGACGGAGCGGGGAATCTGCCGGCTGGCGTTCCTGCCGGATGCCGACAGCGAATCCGGGCTGCCGCCCCAACCGGAGCCGGAGTTGCTGGGCTCGGAGCTGCTGGGCCCGGAACTGAAGGCCCTCGCCGAGCAATGGCCGGACGCCGCGCTGGAGGCGGACCAAGCAGCCACCGACCGCTGGGCTCGGCGCCTGCTGGATCTCCAGCAGCGCCGCCCCACCGAGGTCACCCCGCTGTTGGTCCAGGGCACCAACTTCCAGCTGCAGGTATGGCGGGCGCTGCTGCGCATCCCCGCCGGCGGCGCCGCATCCTATCGACAGATCGCCCAAGCCATCGGTCGCCCCGGCGCCGCCCGCGCCGTCGGCCGCGCCGTCGGCGCCAACCCGGTGGCGCTGCTGATCCCCTGCCATCGGGTGATCCAAGCCCTGGGCCCATCCACGACCTACGACTGGGGCGGCTACCGCTGGGGCACCATCCGCAAGCAGGCTCTGTTGGGTTGGGAGGCCGCGCGGCGAGAGCTAGGCGCCGCCCCCCCGGCGGAAGGTATCCAAAGCTAG
- a CDS encoding sodium/proline symporter: MVTASGLALASFIAYLVVVVAIGVYATRFSSGGVSHFFIGGRSMNRFVVALSAVVSGRSAWLLLGVTGMAYTRGVSAVWAVVGYIVVELFLFLFYARRLRRFSETHDCVTVPDFFCDRFEDRSGRLRVLLVGIILIFMVPYVSAQFVAGGKAFSASFGLDQTTGVLITAGIILLYTILGGFLAVSLTDTLQACFMIVALVAVPAVAFGARGGFTTVMEQLAALDPSLLDPMALTAGALLGFLGIGLGSPGNPHILARYMSIDDAEQLRWAAVVGTVWNVIMAWGALFIGLVGRAWYPTVEMLPDADPENLYPLLAGEILHPVLFGLVIASIFAAIMSTADSQLLVAASAVVRDVYEKVLRRGREVPQRRLVLLSRGVVLLLVLLSLILGFLAQDLVFWLVLFAWAGLGAALGPTSILALFWRRTTLPGVVAGLITGTVVTIVWKQTPALSGLLYELIPAFVASTLATVAVSLMTRPPASADEALRIMEG; encoded by the coding sequence ATGGTCACCGCCAGCGGCCTGGCCCTCGCCTCCTTCATCGCCTATCTGGTGGTGGTGGTGGCCATCGGTGTCTACGCCACCCGCTTCTCCTCCGGCGGCGTCAGCCACTTCTTCATCGGCGGCCGAAGCATGAATCGATTCGTCGTCGCCCTCTCGGCGGTGGTCAGCGGGCGCAGCGCCTGGCTGCTGCTGGGGGTCACGGGCATGGCCTACACTCGCGGCGTCTCGGCGGTGTGGGCGGTGGTGGGCTACATCGTGGTGGAGCTCTTCCTCTTCCTCTTCTACGCCCGGCGGCTGCGCCGCTTCAGCGAAACCCACGACTGCGTCACCGTGCCGGACTTTTTCTGCGACCGTTTCGAAGATCGTAGCGGCCGACTGCGGGTGTTGTTGGTGGGCATCATCCTGATCTTCATGGTGCCCTACGTGTCGGCTCAATTCGTCGCCGGCGGCAAGGCCTTCAGCGCCAGCTTCGGCCTCGATCAAACCACCGGCGTGTTGATCACCGCCGGCATCATTCTGCTCTACACCATCCTCGGCGGCTTCCTGGCGGTGAGCCTGACGGACACCCTCCAGGCCTGCTTCATGATCGTCGCTCTGGTGGCGGTGCCGGCGGTGGCCTTCGGTGCCCGCGGCGGCTTCACCACAGTGATGGAGCAGCTGGCAGCGCTGGACCCCAGCCTCCTCGATCCCATGGCCCTCACCGCCGGTGCTCTCCTGGGCTTCTTGGGCATCGGCCTGGGCTCCCCCGGCAACCCCCACATCCTGGCCCGCTACATGTCCATCGACGACGCCGAGCAGCTGCGCTGGGCGGCGGTGGTGGGGACGGTGTGGAATGTGATCATGGCCTGGGGCGCGCTCTTCATCGGCTTGGTGGGCCGCGCCTGGTATCCCACCGTGGAGATGCTCCCGGATGCGGATCCTGAGAATCTCTATCCCCTCCTCGCTGGCGAGATCCTGCACCCGGTGCTCTTCGGGCTGGTCATCGCTTCCATCTTCGCCGCCATCATGTCGACGGCGGACTCCCAGCTGCTGGTGGCGGCCTCGGCGGTGGTGCGGGACGTCTACGAGAAGGTTTTGCGGCGGGGCCGGGAGGTGCCCCAACGGCGACTGGTGCTGCTCAGCCGGGGCGTCGTGCTGCTGCTGGTGCTGCTCTCGTTGATCCTCGGCTTCCTGGCCCAGGATCTGGTCTTCTGGCTGGTGCTCTTCGCCTGGGCGGGCCTCGGCGCCGCCCTCGGGCCGACCTCCATCCTGGCTCTCTTCTGGCGCCGCACCACCCTCCCGGGGGTGGTGGCGGGGCTGATCACCGGCACCGTCGTCACCATCGTCTGGAAGCAGACCCCGGCCCTCTCCGGCCTGCTCTACGAGCTCATCCCGGCTTTCGTGGCCAGCACTCTCGCGACGGTGGCGGTGAGTCTGATGACCCGCCCGCCGGCCTCCGCCGACGAAGCGCTACGGATCATGGAGGGTTAG